Below is a window of Pseudarthrobacter equi DNA.
CAGCCACCACGAGGGCGGCCCCGGCCAGAACGAGATCGATCTCCGCTACGCCGACGCCCTCCAGACCGCGGACAACATTATGACGTTCCGCACTGTTATTAAGGAGGTGGCACTCCAGCAGGGAACCTACGCCACCTTCATGCCCAAACCGTTCACGGCCCACCCGGGTTCGGGCATGCACACGCACTTCTCCCTGTTCGAAGGGGACAGCAACGCATTCTTCGAGGCCGGTGCCGAGTACCAGCTGTCCAAGACGGCCCGCCAGTTCATTGCAGGCATCCTCAAGCACGCGCCCGAATTCACCGCCGTCACCAACCAGTTCGTGAACTCCTACAAGCGCCTCTGGGGCGGTGGCGAAGCACCGAGCTACCTGAGCTGGGGCCACAACAACCGTTCCGCGCTGGTGCGCGTACCCCTGTACAAGCCGGGTAAGGGCCAGTCCGCCCGGATCGAATACCGCGGCATCGATTCCGCCACCAACCCGTACCTGGCGTACGCCGTGCTGCTGGGCGCAGGCCTCAAGGGCATCGAGGAAGGCTACGACCTCCCGGCCGCAGCGGAGGACGACGTCTGGTCGCTGAGCTCGGCAGAGCGCCGGGCCATGGGCCACGACCCCCTCCCGGCCAGCCTGCATGACGCCATCCGGGCCATGGAGGACTCTGAACTGATGCCGCAGATCCTGGGCGAGCAGGTTTTCGAGCACTTCCTCCGGAACAAGCGGGCCGAATGGCAGGACTACCGCCTGCAGGTGACGCCCTACGAACTGCAGCGCAATCTCGGCATCCTTTAGGCCGCGGGCGTGAGCCTGGCACGCCGCCTCATCGCGGCCGGATTTAGCGACCTTGAAAAAGGCGAACGCTTCCTGGCGGCCCGTGAGCTGGAAGGGCTGGACCAGGAGAAGCTGTTCGCCGGGCTGCAGCTCGCTGCCAGCCCGGACACGGCTTTGCAGTCCCTCGTTCGGCTGATCGAAAAACACCCCGGCCTGCGCGACATCGCCGGGGCGGATCCCGAAACCAGCGAACCGCTGTACCGGGTACTCGGCGCCTCGGAGGCCCTGGGCGAGTTCCTGATCCGGCACCCCGAACACCTCACGGCGTTCAATGTCCGCACCAGTCCGGAGCCCCTCCCCGCCGACCCCGCGGAGCTGCGGTCCACGCTGCTGCAGTCGGTGGGCGCCGATCCCCGCGCCGCGCGCCCCGTTGCTGCCGCGACGGGCGCGGAGGCCTACGCTGCGCTGCGGACGGCGTACCGCAGGGGAGTGGTGGACCTGGCCATCAAGGATCTCTGCGCCGCGGACCCGCTGGACTTCCTGCCGTCCGTGGGCGGCGAGCTGGCCGACCTCGCCGGCGCGGCCATCGAAGCCGCGCTAGCCGTGTCGCGGGCCGAGGCGGCAGAACAGTTCGACGCCGCCGACGTCGCCGATGTTGGCCTGGCGGTCATCGGGATGGGCAAGTGCGGCGCCCGCGAGCTGAACTACATCTCCGACGTCGACGTCATCTACGTCATCGATGCCGGGCAGCTGGAGGACGCTCACGCCAACACCATCGGAACCGCGCTGGCCAGTGGGATCTCCCGGGCCATCTCCTCCGTGGCGCGCGAACCCGGACTCTGGGAAGTCGACGCGAACCTCCGGCCTGAAGGTAAATCCGGGCCGCTGGTACGCACCCTGGCCTCCCACGAGGCCTACTATGCGCGCTGGGCCGAAAGCTGGGAGTTCCAGGCATTGCTGAAGGCTCGCACCATCGCCGGGGACGCCCGGCTGGGCCGCCGGTACGAGGAAGCGGTGGCCCCGCTGATCTGGAATTCGGCAGGCCGCGACGGGTTCGTCGAGTCCGTCCAGGCCATGCGCCGGCGGGTGACCGAGCACATCCCCGCCGCCGAGGAGCAGCGGCAGATCAAGCTGGGCCGCGGCGGCCTGCGCGACGTGGAGTTCACGGTCCAGTTGCTGCAGCTGGTACACGGCAAGGCAGATGAGACATTACGACGGCGGGACACCACGTCGGCGATCGCGGCACTGTCGGCGGGCGGTTACATCGGGCGCACGGACGCCGCAGCCTTCGACAACGCCTACCGGTACCTTCGGCTCCTGGAGCACCGGATCCAGCTGTTCCAGTTGCGCCGCACCCACCTGATGCCGGTGGCCGAACCGGCGCTGCGTGCCCTGGCGAAGGCCGTGCTTGGCCCGTTCTCCAATGAGCGGCCGCACCCGGATGCCCTCCTGGCCGCCTGGCAAAAGACCAAACGGTCCGTCCGGGAACTCCACGAACGGATCTTCTACCGGCCGCTGCTCAACTCGGCGGCCAAGCTCAGCAGTGAGGATGCCAGGCTCACCCCCGAGGCCGCGCAGGCCCGGCTGGCAGCGCTTGGATACAGTGACCCGCAGGGCGCGATGCGGCACATCGAAGCTTTGACGGCCGGTGTCAGCCGGCGGGCCGCCCTGCAACGCCAGCTGCTCCCGATCCTCCTGGACTGGCTCGCCGAGGGCGTGGATCCCGACGCCGGCCTGCTCGCCTTCCGCCGGGTCAGCGAGGCCCTGGGAACCACCCACTGGTACCTTGGCCTGCTCCGCGACTCGAACGCCGCCGCTGAGCGGCTCTGCCACATGCTCTCCAACTCGCGGCTGATCGCCGACCTGCTGGAAGTGTCCCCGGAGTCGGTTGCCTGGCTGGGGCAGGACAAGGACCTTGTTCCGGTGTCCTTCGAAGCGCAGTGGCAGGAAATTACGTCCAAGATGTCACGGCACGCCGATCCAGAAAGCGCCATGCGCCTGATCCGGCTCATCCGCCGGCGGGAAATTCTCCGGATCGCCATCGCCGACTCGGCAGGGCTGCTGGACCAGGACCAGGTGGGCTCCGCACTCGCGGATAATGACCGGGCCGCGGTCCTGGGTGCCCTGCGCGTGGCCGAGGGGATCGTGTCCGCCGGCGGACCCCTTAAGACCGCCGTGCTGGTGGTTGCCATGGGGCGGCAGGGCGGACGGGAAATCGGGTACGGTTCCGACGCCGATGTCATGTACGTCCACCGGGCCCTGCCGGGTTTTTCCGAGGCTGAGGCCCAGGAACAGGCGGGCAGGATCGTCGCCAAGGTGTCCAGCCTGCTGACCCAGCCGTTGAAGCCGGCCATTACGGCCGAACGCGTCCTGCAGATGGACGCTGACCTTCGGCCGGAAGGCAAGAACGGGGCAATGGTCCGCTCCCTCGAATCCTTCGCCGAGTACTACCGGCGCTGGTCACTGATCTGGGAAGCCCAGGCGCTGCTCCGCGCGCGTCCGATGGCCGGTAACGACGGCCTCGCGGCCGACTTCCTGGCCCTGATCGACCCCATTCGCTATCCGGAGTCCGTTGCGGGGCAGGACGTCCGGGAGATCCGCAGGGTGAAGGCCCGGGTGGAGTCGGAACGGTTGCCCCGCGGTGCCGATCCCGCCCGGCACCTGAAGCTGGGCCGCGGCGGCCTGAGCGACGTCGAATGGCTGGTCCAGCTGCTCCAGCTCCAGCACGCCGGCGAACACCCGGAGCTGCGGACTACGTCCACCCTTCCGGCGCTGGAGGCCGCGGCTGCGCTTGGGCTGCTGTCCCGGGATGACTCCGAAACGCTGGCGCAGGCCTGGCGGCTGGCGAGCAGGATCAGGTCCGCAAACGTCATCTGGAACGGCAAGGCGTCCGACCTTCTGCCCTCATCCCGCCGCGACCTGGAAGCGGTGGCGCGGTGGTGCGGCTACGAGCCCGGCCACGCCGCAGCCCTCGAGGAGGATTACCTCCGAGTCAGCCGCCGGGCACGTGGAGTCTTTGAGCGCATCTTCTATGGGCACTGACGGGTTCCTTGGGGCCGTCTGGATCATCCCGCTGCGGGATCTGGATGCGGACGCCCAGGCAATCCAACTGGACGCTGTGGCGAGGCTCCGGCTCCAGCCCGGCCAGGAGAGATTCGTGGGTGATCCTCTGCGGATGGCCCTCACCGGCCTGGCCGAAGAGGGGCGGCATCCCTTCGTGATGGAGGCCGGCGGGCGGGCCATAGGCGTGCTCACCCTGCAATCCGGGGCAGCCACCCTGGCCGGCTGGCCGGATGACGGCTCCGCCTGGCTGCTCCGCGGCTTCCTCGTGGACCGGCGCCAGCAGGGCAAAGGCCTGGGGACGCTGGGAGCCGCCGCCGCCGTGGTGGCGGCAGGAAAACTCGAGCGCCGGCACCCAACCGGTGCATCCGGCGTCGTACTCTCCGTCAACGAGGCCAACGGGCCGGGGCTGGCTGCGTACCTGAAGGCCGGCTTCGTGGACCACGGCCGGTACACCGGCGGATCTGCGGGGCCGCAGCGCACCCTGTTCATGCCGTTCGCCAAGCCACAATGAGGTAACACCGGCGGGCCCTTATTGCGCTGGGAAACCGTTTAATCGATGATGTGGAATGGCGGTGTTCTTCAACCTTGTTGGGGGGAAGGCTCGAACAGTCTTCGTCTCGGGGGACATTCGTCAGGAGGCCCGGCTCCCGGTCTCAGCACGTCTGGAGCCGGGCCTCCACCTTTTAATCATTCCGGGCATCCGGCCCGGGAACGCGGAAGGCGGCCACCGGATTACCGGTGGCCGCCTTCGCTGTCTCAGCGGTCCTGGCAGTACTGCCAGGCGGAGTGGAGACTAGACGCCGTAGTAGAGCTCGAACTCATAGGGGTTCGGGCGCAGGGACAGCGGGCGGATCTCGTTCTCGTACTTGTAATCGATCCAGGTGTCGATCAGGTCCTGGGTGAAGACGCCGCCGGCCTGCAGGAACTCGTTGTCCTCGCGCAGTGCTTCCAGGGCTTCTTCCAGGGTGCCCGGAGCCTTGGGGATGTCCTTGGCTTCCTCGGCGGGCAGCTCGTAGAGGTCCTTGTCGATCGGTGCCGGGGGCTCGATGCGGTTGCGGATGCCGTCAATGCCGGCCATCAGCTGGGCAGCGAACGCCAGGTACGGGTTCGAGGAGGGGTCCGGAGCGCGGAATTCGATGCGCTTGGCCTTCGGGTTGGAGCCCGTGATCGGGATGCGGATACCGGCGGAGCGGTTGCCCTGCGAGTAGACCATGTTGACCGGAGCTTCGAAGCCCTTAACCAGGCGGCGGTAGGAGTTGACCGTCGGGTTGGTGAAGGCCAGGACGGCGTCGGCGTGCTTCAGCAGGCCGCCGATGTACCAGCGGGCAGTGTCGGACAGGCCGGCGTAGCCCTTCTCGTCGTAGAACAGCGGATCGCCGTTGCTCCACAGCGACTGGTGGCAGTGCATGCCCGAGCCGTTGTCACCGAAGACCGGCTTCGGCATAAAGGTGACCGACTTGCCCCAGGCGTCCGCGGTGTTCTTGATGACGTACTTGAACTTCTGCAGGTCATCGGCAGCGTGGGTCAGGGTGGTGAACTTGTAGTTGATCTCAGCCTGGCCGGCGGATCCAACTTCGTGGTGGCTGCGCTCGACCTCGAGGCCGGCCTCATCCAGGGCAACACACATGGCGTCGCGCAGGTCGGCCTGCTTGTCCGTGGGGGAAACCGGGAAGTAGCCGCCCTTGACGGGGGTCTTGTAACCGAGGTTTCCGCCCTCTTCTTCACGGCCGGTGTTCCAGTGCGCTTCTTCGGAGTCGATCTTGTAGAAGCTGCCCTGCGGGGAGGACTGGTACTGGACGTTGTCGAACACGAAGAACTCGGCTTCGGGAGCGAAGAACGCGGTGTCAGCGATGCCGGTGGAGGCCAGGTATGCTTCGGCCTTCTCGGCCACGCCGCGGGGGTCGCGGTGGTAGGGATCGCCGGTGCGCGGGTTCACGATGGAGAAGTTCAGCGCGAGGGTCTTTTCCATGCGGAAGGTGTCCAGGAACGCGGTGGTCACATCGGGGATCAGCTGCATGTCCGATTCGGCGATGCCCTGGAAGCCACGGATGGAAGAACCGTCGAAGAGCTGGCCGTTGACGAAGAAGTCAGCGTCAACGCTCTTAGCCGGAACGTTGAAGTGCTGCTGGACGCCGGGAAGGTCGGTGAAGCGGATATCGACGAACTTTACATCTTCGTCCTTGATGAACTTGAGGACTTCGTCCGCAGTCTTGAACATCTATGCTCCTAACGCATATGTAAATATCTGGCCTCAGCCATATGATCCAGCGCAATCCGAAAGCAGGGAAGACGCAAGGTTTTCCCTGCTGTGGCCCTGCCGCAGATACCTGCCGGGGAGATTGCTTGAAACTGCTAACAGCCTATGGACGCGGCATTTCCCGTCCGTGTCCACATTGTTTCGGGCAGGTTACAGAATGCCCTGTTACGACCACGCTATCGGGTGTCCACACTGTGGTCTAACCCCATCCGCGATGTGGGCGCCGCGCACCAGGCCGGAGTGGGGGATGGAGGCCGGTAAACTTGGACGGTGGTAGATCGCAAAGACCTTGGCTCATGGCTCACCGGGCCGGACACCTCCGGCATTTCCAAGTATCCCGGTGAGCGCCTGGGCCTGCCCGAATCGGGGCCGGGGTCCATTGCCCGGGCCGGCCGGCGGATCGTTGCCATCATGATCGACTGGGGCATTGCCCTGCTGATCAGCAACTTCGCGTTCGCCGGAGACTCGTGGGCAACCTTGGGTATTTTCGCCCTCGAGCAGACCCTGCTGGTGGGCACGCTCGGGTACAGCATCGGCCACCGCGTGGTGGGCATCTCGGTGGTGCGGCCCGGCGGCGGGACGCCCGGGCCGTTGGCCGCCCTGGTGCGGGCCGTACTGCTGTGCCTGGTGATTCCGGCCGTGATCTTTGATCCCGACCAGCGCGGCCTGCACGACAAAGCAATGAACACCCTGCTGATCCGCCGCTGAGCAGGCAGCGGCAGCGCTTGGGCTAGGCCTGACTCTCTTCCGACACCTTGGACCGGCTGGTCTCCGGTGAAGCTGCGACGGCGTCGGCAGCAGCCAGCAAACCCCGCTTATCAGCCCAGCGTTCGAAGAGAATGGTGGCGAACGGGAAGACCGCTGAGAGCCCGGCAAAGAGCGCCACGGTGAACGGCCAGCGCTGCAGGCGCCAGAGCACCAGCGCCGCCACGCCGTAGCCAACAAACAGCGCTCCATGGATAGGTCCGGCCACCTGTACGCCGATCTCGGTGGTGCCGGCAATCCATTTGAAGTACATGCCGATCAGCAGGGCTGCCCAGCTGAAAGCTTCGGCGACGGCGAGGATGCGGAAAGCGCGGATGGCGGCGTTGCGAAGGGGCATGGGATGTCCTGTCCTGTAGGGCTGTCGTCATCGTTGGTTGGCGGGGCGGCGTTACCCGTTCGAGCGCCTGGCACTTTGCTGGCGTGCGGAAATGGCCTGTGCAAGAAAAACGCCCCGGCTGCCGGAAGGATCCGGTGGCCGGGGCGCTGTTCAGGCCTAGCGTCCGCGGTTGGGGCGGGCTTTGTAGGGGTCGATGCCCTTGGGGATGGGGAGCCGGTTCCCCAGGGACGCAATGCGCTTTGAAACGGCATTTACTTCAAGCTTGGTCAGTTCCTTCTTCAGCTTGCCCATCTTTTTTGCCACCTGGCTGATGGGCACCTGGCCCTCGCCGCGGCCGCTTTCGATGACGTGCACCGTTACGTTGGGCAGGATCCGGGCCAGGCGCTTGCGCTCGGCGTCCAGCAGCGGCTTCACCCGGAGCGTGGGGCCTTCGCTGACCAGGACGACGCCGGGACGGCCGATGGCGCGGAACACGGCATCCTGCGTGCGCGGGTTGACGGCGACAGGCTGTTCCTCGGTGATCCAGCCGCGGCGGAGGGTACCCAGTGCTGCGCCGGAGGCGCCCGGCTGGTTTTCGATCTGGGCGAAGGCCGCCCGTTCCGCGCGCCGGGACAGGATCAGCGTGGCGCCGAGCAGGCCCAGCGGGATGCCGATGATCAGGCCGGTGATCCAGTTGTCCAGCCAGAAACCCACCAGGAAGCTGACGGCCACAACGCCCAGGAAGACCAGCAGCATCAGCCACGGGACCATGGGGTCGTGGCGGCGGGTCATGTTGAAGACCTCGCCGATCTGCTTGAGGCGGCTGGGCTTTTTGGCCTTCGCCTCTTTCGGCTTGCGCGAGAACAGGCCGCGCTTTGCCGCGCTGGAGTCCGCCGGGGTGGAGTTGCTGGAGTCAGGGGATTTCGCCATAGTGCCTCAATTCTACGTGACCAAAGCCGAAGGGCCGGACGCCGGAAAGATCCGGTGTCCGGCCCTGGGCGGCTGCGGCTGCCGGGTCAGGAACGGGCGGCCAGGAGCGTGCTGGCTTCCTGGCGGGTGGTGCCGGAGTCCTGGATGCCGTCGGCGATGTGGGCGAGTTCGGCGGGGATGTCGCGGCCTTTTTTGCGCATGGCGGTGGCCCAGAGGCGGCCGGCGCGGTAGGAGGAGCGGACCAGGGGGCCGGACATGACGCCGAGGAAGCCGATTTCTTGGGCTTCGTTTTGGAGGTCGACGAATTCCTGGGGTTTGACCCAGCGGTCCACGGGGAGGTGGCGTTCGGAGGGGCGGAGGTATTGGGTGATGGTGATCAGGTCGCAGCCGGCGGCGTGGAGGTCGCGGAGTGCTTCGGAGATTTCTTCGCGGGTTTCGCCCATGCCGAGGATGAGGTTGGATTTGGTGACCATGCCCAGGTTTCGGCCTTGGGTGATGACGTCGAGGGAGCGTTCGTAGCGGAAGGCGGGGCGGATGCGCTTGAAGATCCGGGGGACGGTTTCGACGTTGTGGGCGAAGACTTCGGGTTTGGAGTCGCAGATTGCGGCGATGTGGTCGGGGTTGCCGGAGAAGTCGGGGATGAGGAGTTCGACGCCGGTGCCGGGGTTCAGTTCGTGGATTTTGCGGACGGTTTCGGCGTAGAGCCAGACGCCTTCGTCTTCGAGGTCGTCGCGGGCCACGCCGGTGACGGTGGCGTAGCGGAGTTGCATGGATTGGACGGAGCGGGCCACTTTGGTGGGTTCGAACCTGTCCACGGGGGAGGGTTTGCCGGTGTCGATCTGGCAGAAGTCGCAGCGGCGGGTGCATTCGGAGCCGCCGATGAGGAAGGTGGCTTCTTTGTCTTCCCAGCATTCGAAGATGTTGGGGCAGCCGGCTTCTTCGCAGACGGTGTGGAGGCCTTCTTTTTTGACCAGGTTCTTGAGTTGGACGAACTCGGGGCCCATTTGGACTTTGGCCTTGATCCATTCCGGTTTGCGTTCCACCGGGGTGGCCGCGTTGCGCTGTTCGATCCGCAGCAACTTCCGGCCTTCGGGTGCCAATGTCACAGTAGAGCTCCTTCGGGGCTTGAAACGAGTGCTTCTTCGTGCTTGCGGAATTCTTCCACGAAGCGGTCGGCGATGTCGCCGGGGCGGATGTCCTTCCCGGTTTCCCGGGACATGGTGGTGACGCCGGCGTCGGTGATGCCGCAGGCGATGATCTGGCCGTACGGGGCGAGGTCGTTGCTGCAGTTAATGGCGACGCCGTGCATGGTCACTCCGTTGAGGACTCGGATGCCGATGGCGGCGATTTTGCGGTCGGGCCCGTTGGCGTCGGCCTTGACCCAGACACCGGCACGGCCCTTAATGCGTTCAGCGCGGATGCCGTAATCGGCCATGACGGCGATCATGACGGCTTCGAGCCGTTCCACATAGTCACGGATCCCGGCGCGGTTCTTGAGTTTCAGGATGGGGTACGCGACGAGCTGGCCTGGACCATGCCAGGTGAGCTTTCCGCCGCGGTCCACGGCCACCACGGGAGTCCCGTCGAAAGGCCGTTCGTGGTCCTCGGTCAGCTTGCCTGCGGTGTAAACGGCTGCATGCTCCAGAAGGAGCACGGTACTGGGTGCCTCACCGGTCACCACTTTTCCGTGAAGTTCGCGTTGAACGTCCCAGGCGTGCTGGTAATCAACGAACTCGGGGGCAAGACCCAGCCCTGAAAACTCAAGAGTCATGCCTTCCAGCTTAGACCCCGCACGGCCGCGGACAGGGTTTAGTGTCTAAGCTCACCAGCGGCCGTACCTGCGCCCACAATGTGACTGGAAGCCCGCGCAGCCTGTGGATAACTTCTGCAACCGTCCGCGGATTCCGCTAGACATGGGACATGGAAGATTTGCACGCTCCAGACGTTCCGGGCTATGCGGTTGACCGGCTCCTGGGCCTGGGAAGCAGCGCGTCTGTCTGGCTGGCCGCTGAGCAGGCCACCGGCAGGAAATACGCCGTCAAGTGCTTCCACCCCGGCTCCGGCGAGTCACGCGGCCGCGGAGTGGAGTCCGAGGACGCAGTGCGAAGGGAAATCCGGATCCTCTCCGTCCTGGACCACCAACACCTGGTCACGGCCCGCGACGCCGTCAGCCTGCACCCCGTGCCGACCGGTGACGCGGAAGGACAGGCTGCGACTGCCCTCATCATGGATTATGCATCCGGCGGCTCCCTGGGCCAGCTCCTTGGTGCCCGCGGCCGGCTCAGCGCCGGCGAGACCGTAACCGTGCTGACCCCCATCGCCCAGGTGCTGTCCTATCTTCATGGGAAAGGATTCACGCATGGGGACGTCTCGCCCGGCAACGTGCTGTTCACCGGCCAGGGCAAGCCGATGCTCTCGGACCTGGGAATTGCCCGGATGCTGGGGGACCCCGCCGGCGGAGCGGGCCACGGGACGCCCGGCTTCGTGGATCCTGCACCGGTGGATGCGGTCCGCGCAGGGCTGCAACCCGAGAGGGACGTCTATGCGGCGGCGGCCCTCGGCTGGTTCTGCCTCACCGGTGCTGCGCCGCCACGCACGGCGGACCGGCCACCGCTGCCGCTCCTGGTTCCCGGTGTTCCTGTTGAACTCGCTGCAGCCCTGGAAGCAGGCCTCAACGAAGACCGCAGGCTCCGTCCAACCGCCGGCGCCCTGGCAACCGCTGTCTACCGCAGTGCCGCCCCTGTACCGGTGGACCTTTCCGCCGCCGTCCATCCCACCGTCATTCCGGAACTCCTGACGCGCAGGCACGTGCCGCAACCCTTGCCGGGTGGGTTGAGGGAACGGTTCGGGGCATTGCGACGGCGGATGGCGACGCCGCCGCGGCTGGCGGGAGTCCCCGCTGCCACACGCGAACCCGCAGCATCGGGCAAACCAGTACTGCGGAAGGACAAGAGTGGTGCCCCTGAGCGCTCCCGGAAGCACGCAGGCGGGCGCCGGAACGGAGCCCACCGCAGCGCGGCCCCACCCAGGGTTCCCTTCCGCCGGACCGTCCTCGCCGTGGGCGCGGCTGCCGCGGCGGCGATGGTCCTGTGGCTGACCCCAGTGTCCCAGGTGGCCCTGGGTGCCCTCAATCCTGCCGGCGACAGCAAGGATGCGGCAGAGGCAGCTTCCGCCCCGGCAGGAGACTCTGCTGCGGTTCAGGCCGGCGGCGCCGCGGCGCTGGACGAGGCCAGGGCACTGGCCGCTTCAGCTCAGCCTGCGGATGCCCTGCGTGGCCTTGCGGCCCTGCGTGACCATGCTTTCCGCAGCGGCCAGGTAAGCCTGCTGGCGGAAGTCAACGCATCCGGGTCGCCGGCGGCCGCCGCCGATCATCTCACTGCGGAGAGGCTGTCAGGTTCGGGCAGGGTACTCTCGGGCTTCATCAGCACGGTCACGGACGTCCGGACCGAACCGGGTGCAACGGAATCGCGCGCGGTTGTCCGGGCCACCGCCGGCACATCAGCCTGGGAAGAGAAGGACACCACGGGAACTGTTGCCGCGAAAGGTGCCGCTGCACCCGGCCAGG
It encodes the following:
- a CDS encoding serine/threonine-protein kinase, with protein sequence MEDLHAPDVPGYAVDRLLGLGSSASVWLAAEQATGRKYAVKCFHPGSGESRGRGVESEDAVRREIRILSVLDHQHLVTARDAVSLHPVPTGDAEGQAATALIMDYASGGSLGQLLGARGRLSAGETVTVLTPIAQVLSYLHGKGFTHGDVSPGNVLFTGQGKPMLSDLGIARMLGDPAGGAGHGTPGFVDPAPVDAVRAGLQPERDVYAAAALGWFCLTGAAPPRTADRPPLPLLVPGVPVELAAALEAGLNEDRRLRPTAGALATAVYRSAAPVPVDLSAAVHPTVIPELLTRRHVPQPLPGGLRERFGALRRRMATPPRLAGVPAATREPAASGKPVLRKDKSGAPERSRKHAGGRRNGAHRSAAPPRVPFRRTVLAVGAAAAAAMVLWLTPVSQVALGALNPAGDSKDAAEAASAPAGDSAAVQAGGAAALDEARALAASAQPADALRGLAALRDHAFRSGQVSLLAEVNASGSPAAAADHLTAERLSGSGRVLSGFISTVTDVRTEPGATESRAVVRATAGTSAWEEKDTTGTVAAKGAAAPGQALRLVLVTEEGKWRISEILPGS